The Halopelagius inordinatus genomic interval AAACCCTCGTGTCAGGCGGTCCGTCTTTCGGGCGCGGACGGTCCACTCCGCCGACGACTGCCGCCGTCGGCGGAGTCGTCGCTTTACGCGACTCCGTTCGGTCGCGTCTGCACGCCTTCCCGCACTCGGCCGCGTGTGCGGTCGGATGCGGATGTGGGTGCAGACGCGACCGAAATGTCGCACACCCGGGTTCTCCGTCTCCTCATCGCTCCCGTACTGGGACTACTCGGAGCGGGGACTAAGGTGCGCACGAGACGGTAGCGGGGCGAACCCAAAGAGCATTCCGACTGGACGGCCGCACACGGCGATTCAGACCGTGTACTCGGACTCGTTCAGTTGGACGTACTTTCCCTTTCGGTACTTGAACTTCGCCTTCTTGTACGCGGTGACGAGGCGGGCGGCGTTGAGTCCGGCCCCGATTTTCGAGGTTTTGAACAGTTCCGGCCCCGAATCGACCTGCAGTTTCCGCGCCGTCGAGAACGCCCAGTCCCAGTCGTCGGGACCGTAGTCGCGGACGATGTCCGCGAAGGCGACGTTCCGGTGGACTTCCTCGCCGATGGCCTCCTTCCATCGAGCGTTGTACGGCGTCAGGTCACCCTCCGCGGCGAGTTCCCCCGCGATGGCACCGGTTCGGACGGCGACGTGGTCGCCGCCCTCGTGGAACGCGGAGGTGGCGCCCATCGCGCCGCCGACGACGGCGATTCCGGCTCTCGTCGGCGAGTCGATGGGTCGCGTCGAGGAGATGGCGTACGTCTCCGTCCCCTTCGTCTTCCCGCGGTCCTCGACGAGGGGAAAGTCCTCCTCGATATCGTACTCGTCGCCGTACTCCTGTTCGAGGAGGCGGCGGACGTACTCTTTGCCCTGCGGGATTCGCTCGTCGTCCTCGCGGAGGAGCGCGTACTTCTCTCGGTCTGTCACCTCGTCTATGTCCAACCCGATGGGCATCGTCAGGCCGATTCGGGCGACGGTGCCGTCGTTCGGGAATATCCACGGGTAGGCGGTGTGGCCCGGCATGTACCCCCACCAGAACTTGATGGCGCCCGACACCTCGTCGTACACCTCCTCGGGGAGGCGTCTGTGCTCTTGGTAGGCGATGTGGTTGACCGTCGTCGTCGACAGTTGGTCCGTGATGTCGAACGAGACGAACCGGTCTAAGACCTTGTTCGTCACCGTCCGCTGGGGGCCATCGGCGAGGACGACGAAGTCGGCGGCGACGTCTTCGCCGTTGGCGAGGCGGACGACGTGGCGCGGGCCGTCGCCCCCCGCTTCCGCGTCCGTCTCAACGTCGCGGACGGACGCTTTCACGCGGTATGACGCGCCCGCCTCCTCGGCCCTGTCGCGCATCCAGTCGTCGAACTTCGCGCGGTGGAAACAGTAGCCGAACTCGTCGTACGACGACTCGATGCCCGTCTTCCGGAGGACGAGAGACTCGCTCGGACCGACGAACTCCGCGCGGTCGAGGTGGCTGAGGACGACGTCGTCGGGCATCTCGTCGGGGTGGATGCCCATGATGTCCACCCAGTAGTCGAGGATGCCCGCCGCGTCCGTCGAGTCAGAGCCGAGTCGGTCGGGCCGGTCTGCCCGGGGGACTCCCTTCTCCAGCACCACCGCCGACGCGCCCCGCGACGCCGCGGCGTGTGCGGCGGACGACCCCGCGGGCCCACCGCCGACGATGGCTACGTCGAATCGCTCCATACCCCGTATCGAACCTTGCGGCGGTAATAAACCCCCTGAACCGACACGCGCACCGACGGGTTCGACCCGTCCGCCGCCGTCGAATCGGCGTCAGTCGTCGTCGCCGTCTCTCGCGGATTCGGTCGGGACGGCTCCGGTCGACTCGGCGTTTCGGTTCGTGAGGACGCCGTCGAAGGCGAACGTCGCGCCGGGACCACCGCCGGGTATCGAGACGGTCCACCCGTGGGACTCGGCCATCGTCCGGACGATAGCGAGGCCGAGTCCGTTCCCCCGTCGCGAGGTGGTGTAGCCGTACTCGAACACCCGCGCCCGTTCGTCGGCGTCGATACCGGGGCCGTCGTCGCGGACGACGAACCCGCCGCCGGTCAGTTCGACTTCGATGGTCACGTCCCGACCGGCGTGGTGGATGCTGTTCGAAAAGAGGTTCTCGAACACGCTGACGAGGCGAGAGCGGTCTGCGACCAGTTCGCCGTCGCCCGCGACGAGCAGTGTCGCGTCCCCCGTCTCCACCGTCTGCCACGCCTCTCGGGCGACGGCACCGAACGACAGACGTTCGGTCTCTTCGACGGATTTCCCTTTCCTCGCCAGCGTTTGGATGTCCTCGACTATCTCGCGCATTCGCTCGTGCGTCCGCGTCACCGTCTCGAACGCGTCGCGGAGTGCGGCCGACTCGGCGTCGGTCAGGTCGCCGTCGGCCGCCGCCTCGACGTCCGCGCTCACGAGTTCGAGGTAGCCCTGCGCGACGTTCAGCGGGTTCCGAAGGTCGTGCGTCACCGTCCGGGCGAACTGGTCGAGTTGCTCGTTCTGTCGTTCGAGTTCCCGGCGGTACGTCGCGAGGTCGGTCACGTCGCGGAAGACGAGCGCGTGTCCGAGCGTCGCGTCCGCGGATAGCGGAGAGACGCGCACCGAGTAGTGAATCCTCTCGTCGTCCCGGGTAATCGTGACCTCCTCGGTTCGCGTGTCACCGCCCCGCGCGTCGGGGCGTCGGCCGGGCGAGACGACGGACGCGAGTTCCGGACAGGCGGTTCGGTACGGCTCTCCGACGGCTAGTTCGCCTCCCGACCCCCGGCACAAGGTCTCTGCGGCGGCGTTGTAGTCGGCGACTCGCCCCTCGCCGTCGAGGACCACCACGGGGTCCGTGAACTCCTCGAACAGCACGTCCCGCGCCACCGGTTCGATGGTGAGCAGACCGCTTTTGAACACCGCCGTCGCCGACCCGACGGCGAAAAACCCGATGCCGAGAGCCGTGTGGTCGAACGTCGGAACGGGGGCGAACCCGGCACCCGCGACGACCGCCGGGGCCGCAGAGCCGATTCCCGAAACCGTGAGGGCGAACACGGCGGTCGAAGGGCGGTGTCGTGACCGGAGAAAGAGCGACGCGAGGCGGACGACTCCGGCCCAGATACCGACCGCCGCGTAGACGAATCCGAGCAGACCCACCGGCGTTGTCTCGCTGGACGCGTGGACGAACGGCGCGTCGGTGACGACGGTCACCGACCCCAACAGATCGTGGAACGGCATCGTCACCGTCAACGCGGTGAGGACGACGTAGCCGACGGTCATGGCGAGCATGTCCGGCGACCGCAACGTCACCTCGCGCCCGGCGTACGTCGACGCGAAGTAGAACCAGACGACGACGGAGGACAGAGAGAGGACGGTCCGGGCGGTGGCGGCGACGGCCACGAGCGTCGGGTCGGACCAGACGACTTCGAGAAACGACGAGACTCCCCACAGCGTATCGACCAGCATCAGACCCGTAAAGAGGGCCGCGTCGGACGCAGTCGCGTACCGGTGTGCCCAGACGCCGACGCCGAACGCCAACCCGGCGGAGACCAAGAGCGCAGAGGCGTACACCGCCGCCAGCGACAGAGTCGGCGACATCGTTCACGTCTTCGGTAGTCTGTTCGGTAATAATTCATTCGAACGAGAGAGAACGAAGACGGCGGACGGGGGAGGGCCGGCCTCGCGCCCGAAGAGAGCGCGGACGTCCGAACGGGTGAACATTTACCACCTTCCCGAGACGTTGGTACTCGATGACCGACGCCGACATCGTCGTCTTACGGCAGAAGATTCACGGACTGTCCGCCGAGGGGTACGCAGAGGAACTCCGCGCGCGACTTCCCGACAGAGACGTCGTCCTCGCGCGCACCCCCGCCGAGGAACGCGAACTCCTCAGAGAAGCGTCGGTGGCGACGGGACTCACCGTCGAGGAGGATATCCTCGCGGAGGCCGAGAACCTGCGTCTGTTCGCGTGCGTCTACGCCGGGACGGGGCACCTCCCGATGGACGCTCTCGAAGATCACGGCGTCGCCGTCACGAACGCCTCCGGCGTCCACGGACCCAACATCGCAGAGCAGGTGGTCGGCTCCATCCTCTCTTTCACCCGCCGGTTCCACGTCGCGTGGGAGCAAAAACGGGACCGGCAGTGGCAGTCCTACCAGACGCGCGAACTGCAGGGGTCGACGGTCACCGTCGTGGGTCTGGGCGCACTCGGCGAGGCCACCGTGGACCGACTCGACTCCTTCGGCGTCGAAACCGTCGGCGTCCGGTACTCCCCCGAGAAGGGCGGACCGACCGACGAGGTGGTCGGACTCGAAGACGAACGGGGGTTTCACGACGCCCTCGCGCGGTCCGAGTACGTCGTCGTCGCCTGCCCTCTGACGGAGACGACGCGCGGCCTCGTCGATGCGAACGCGTTCCGGTCGATGCCGCCGGACGCCGTCCTCGTCAACGTCGGCCGCGGACCGATAGTGGAGACGGACGCCCTCGTGGACGCCCTTCGGTCGAACGCCATCCGGGGTGCGGCCCTCGACGTGACGGACCCCGAACCTCTCCCCGAGGACCACGAACTGTGGACGTTCGACAACGTTCTCATCACCCCCCACAACGCCGGTCACACGCCGAAGTACTGGGAGCGTCTCTCCGGCATCGTCGCTCGGAACCTCGAACGCGTCGACGAGACTGGTGCGTTCGAAGGGTTGGAGAATCAGGTGCTATAGCCGCGCTACGCGAGGGACGGAAGCCGCGCCTGCTCGAACCAGAACCGTTCGACCGCTTTCACGACCGACGTGAACTCCTCTGTGTCCGTCGGTTTCCGCAGATACGCGTTGACGTGGGCGTCGTAGCAGCGTTCGATATCCTCTCGCCCCTCGGACCCCGTGAGTACGATCACCGGGAGCGCTCGGAGTTCCGGGTCGTCGCGTATCGCTTCGAGGACCGCACAGCCGTCTGTTCCGGGAAGTTTCAGATCCAGGAGGGCGATATCCGGAAGCGAGGCGGGGTCGTCTGCGGCCTGTTCTCTCAAGCGGTCGATAGCCTCGTCTCCGTCCGTGACGGAACGCAGTCTCGCTCGACTCTTCGCCGCTTTCAGCGCCTCCCGCACGAGGCGAACGTCGCCGGGGTTGTCTTCGACGAGGAGGACGTCGACCGGGTCGTCGCGGGTCTGTCGGGAGGCGGTGGTCATGGTAGGTCTGGCGAGTGCGGATTCTGTGATGCGCCCGTGACCGTTACACGACTACTCCGCCGTCGATACCCCGTTCGCGGGGGAGACGCACAGTGCAAAGTTTCTCGCAACCGAGAGGAGGCGCCGAAGGCGTATCAAATCGCATCTTAACCCGGAACGTAACACAACCCCGCGGCGACATGGCGTGCGACCCGCGGCCGTCCGACGCTCGGTTCTCGCTGTTACTCCTCGTACGGTTGGACGACGACGAACCCCTCGGGCCCTTCGAACTCCATCTGGATGGTCTCCCCGGAGGTCTGGCCGATTTCGAACGTCTTGTTCGTCCCGAGAGACGGCGAGAGGTCGGTGCTCCACGCGACGGTGGCGTCCGGGTCGGTGACAACGGGCGGCGTCAGGACGAGCGGGTCCCCGTGCGTCGAGACGGCGACCGTCCCGGGGCCGTCGAGGTAGACGTTCGTCAGGCCGCCGGAGACGGCCTCCGAGACGCTTCCGACGGTGTCGATT includes:
- a CDS encoding D-2-hydroxyacid dehydrogenase, coding for MTDADIVVLRQKIHGLSAEGYAEELRARLPDRDVVLARTPAEERELLREASVATGLTVEEDILAEAENLRLFACVYAGTGHLPMDALEDHGVAVTNASGVHGPNIAEQVVGSILSFTRRFHVAWEQKRDRQWQSYQTRELQGSTVTVVGLGALGEATVDRLDSFGVETVGVRYSPEKGGPTDEVVGLEDERGFHDALARSEYVVVACPLTETTRGLVDANAFRSMPPDAVLVNVGRGPIVETDALVDALRSNAIRGAALDVTDPEPLPEDHELWTFDNVLITPHNAGHTPKYWERLSGIVARNLERVDETGAFEGLENQVL
- a CDS encoding ATP-binding protein, which produces MSPTLSLAAVYASALLVSAGLAFGVGVWAHRYATASDAALFTGLMLVDTLWGVSSFLEVVWSDPTLVAVAATARTVLSLSSVVVWFYFASTYAGREVTLRSPDMLAMTVGYVVLTALTVTMPFHDLLGSVTVVTDAPFVHASSETTPVGLLGFVYAAVGIWAGVVRLASLFLRSRHRPSTAVFALTVSGIGSAAPAVVAGAGFAPVPTFDHTALGIGFFAVGSATAVFKSGLLTIEPVARDVLFEEFTDPVVVLDGEGRVADYNAAAETLCRGSGGELAVGEPYRTACPELASVVSPGRRPDARGGDTRTEEVTITRDDERIHYSVRVSPLSADATLGHALVFRDVTDLATYRRELERQNEQLDQFARTVTHDLRNPLNVAQGYLELVSADVEAAADGDLTDAESAALRDAFETVTRTHERMREIVEDIQTLARKGKSVEETERLSFGAVAREAWQTVETGDATLLVAGDGELVADRSRLVSVFENLFSNSIHHAGRDVTIEVELTGGGFVVRDDGPGIDADERARVFEYGYTTSRRGNGLGLAIVRTMAESHGWTVSIPGGGPGATFAFDGVLTNRNAESTGAVPTESARDGDDD
- a CDS encoding NAD(P)/FAD-dependent oxidoreductase, giving the protein MERFDVAIVGGGPAGSSAAHAAASRGASAVVLEKGVPRADRPDRLGSDSTDAAGILDYWVDIMGIHPDEMPDDVVLSHLDRAEFVGPSESLVLRKTGIESSYDEFGYCFHRAKFDDWMRDRAEEAGASYRVKASVRDVETDAEAGGDGPRHVVRLANGEDVAADFVVLADGPQRTVTNKVLDRFVSFDITDQLSTTTVNHIAYQEHRRLPEEVYDEVSGAIKFWWGYMPGHTAYPWIFPNDGTVARIGLTMPIGLDIDEVTDREKYALLREDDERIPQGKEYVRRLLEQEYGDEYDIEEDFPLVEDRGKTKGTETYAISSTRPIDSPTRAGIAVVGGAMGATSAFHEGGDHVAVRTGAIAGELAAEGDLTPYNARWKEAIGEEVHRNVAFADIVRDYGPDDWDWAFSTARKLQVDSGPELFKTSKIGAGLNAARLVTAYKKAKFKYRKGKYVQLNESEYTV
- a CDS encoding response regulator — encoded protein: MTTASRQTRDDPVDVLLVEDNPGDVRLVREALKAAKSRARLRSVTDGDEAIDRLREQAADDPASLPDIALLDLKLPGTDGCAVLEAIRDDPELRALPVIVLTGSEGREDIERCYDAHVNAYLRKPTDTEEFTSVVKAVERFWFEQARLPSLA